One region of Labrus mixtus chromosome 1, fLabMix1.1, whole genome shotgun sequence genomic DNA includes:
- the gcshb gene encoding glycine cleavage system protein H (aminomethyl carrier), b: MAMRAALRCLSTNFSPRLPQLSSAAQVSATRLLWRSGSLRTLSTSSALSTALKFTDKHEWVQVEGGIGTVGISSYAQEALGDVVYCGLPETGQRLEQLEEFGVLESVKAASELYSPLTGEVTEINTELAENPGLVNKSCYADGWLIKMTIEKPEELDGLMDQAAYDKFLKSLEE, from the exons ATGGCGATGAGAGCAGCGTTGCGGTGCCTCTCCACAAACTTTTCCCCCAGACTCCCTCAACTCTCGTCGGCAGCGCAGGTCTCGGCGACTCGGCTGTTGTGGAGGAGCGGCTCTCTGCGGACTCTTAGCACGAGCTCGGccctgtccacag CCCTAAAGTTCACAGATAAGCACGAGTGGGTGCAGGTTGAGGGAGGAATTGGCACCGTTGGTATCAGCAGTTATGCTCAG gAAGCATTAGGTGATGTGGTTTACTGTGGACTACCTGAAACTGGCCAAAGACTTGAACAACTGG AGGAGTTCGGGGTCTTGGAAAGTGTAAAGGCTGCCAGTGAGCTTTACTCACCGCTGACCGGAGAGGTGACTGAGATCAACACAGAGCTTGCAGAGAATCCTGGTCTCGTGAATAAATCCTGCTATGCAGATG GGTGGCTGATCAAGATGACGATTGAAAAGCCTGAAGAACTCGATGGCCTCATGGATCAAGCTGCATATGATAAATTCCTTAAGTCACTTGAAGAATAA
- the rpl13 gene encoding large ribosomal subunit protein eL13, whose translation MAPSRNGMLLNPHFHKDWQKRVRTWFNQPARKIRRRKARQAKARRIAPRPVAGPLRPQVRCPTIRYHTKVRAGRGFTLEELKAAGIHKKTARTIGISVDSRRRNRSTESLQANVQRLKEYRSKLILFPRKASAPKKGDSTEEELKMATQLAGAVMPIKSVHKKEKARVISEDEKNFKAFASLRMARANARLFGIRAKRAKEAAEQDVEKKK comes from the exons ATGGCCCCCAGCCGGAATGGAATGCTCCTGAACCCTCACTTCCACAAAGACTGGCAGAAACGAGTCCGCACCTGGTTCAACCAGCCAGCCAGGAAGATCCGCAG gCGAAAGGCTCGCCAGGCCAAGGCCCGTCGCATAGCACCTCGCCCTGTCGCTGGACCACTGAGGCCACAAGTCAGGTGTCCCACTATCAGGTACCACACCAAGGTCCGTGCCGGACGTGGCTTCACCCTGGAGGAGCTTAAG GCCGCTGGCATCCACAAGAAGACAGCCCGCACCATTGGCATCTCCGTTGACTCTCGCAGACGTAACAGATCCACAGAATCTCTCCAGGCCAACGTGCAGCGCCTGAAGGAGTACCGATCCAAGCTCATTCTGTTCCCCAGGAAGGCTTCTGCTCCCAAGAAGGGAGACAGCACT gAGGAGGAACTCAAGATGGCCACTCAGCTTGCTGGTGCAGTCATGCCCATCAAAAGT GTGCACAAGAAGGAGAAGGCCAGGGTCATCTCTGAGGATGAGAAGAATTTCAAGGCTTTCGCCAGCCTGCGTATGGCTCGTGCAAACGCTCGTCTTTTCGGCATCCGTGCCAAGAGAGCCAAGGAGGCTGCTGAGCAGGacgtggagaagaagaagtaa